From a region of the Paraburkholderia caribensis genome:
- a CDS encoding CDP-alcohol phosphatidyltransferase family protein, whose product MKRFSMIREFHLADWFTLGNAVCGTGALFSMMSYIGSENVMHVYFASALVFAALLFDVLDGRIARWRQKASLLGKELDSLADVISFGVAPAIIGYGCGMRGLYDRVLLAYFVACGVSRLARYNVTAETMSGGTGKVTHFEGTPIPTSFAIVLLLAIAAWQGALGPQLWFGEWRIAGHVLHPLTLVYGISGSLMISRIRIPKP is encoded by the coding sequence ATGAAGCGTTTTTCGATGATTCGCGAGTTTCATCTCGCCGACTGGTTTACGCTCGGCAATGCCGTGTGCGGCACGGGCGCACTGTTTTCGATGATGAGTTACATCGGCAGCGAGAACGTCATGCACGTGTATTTCGCCAGTGCGCTCGTGTTTGCGGCGCTGCTGTTCGACGTGCTGGATGGACGCATCGCGCGCTGGCGGCAGAAGGCTTCGCTGCTCGGCAAGGAACTGGATTCGCTAGCCGACGTGATCTCGTTCGGCGTGGCGCCCGCCATCATCGGCTACGGCTGTGGGATGCGCGGCCTGTACGACCGCGTTCTGCTTGCGTATTTCGTGGCGTGCGGCGTGTCGCGGCTCGCGCGCTATAACGTGACGGCAGAGACGATGTCGGGCGGGACGGGAAAAGTGACACACTTCGAGGGCACGCCTATTCCGACATCGTTCGCCATCGTGCTGCTGCTTGCCATTGCCGCGTGGCAGGGGGCTCTCGGTCCGCAATTATGGTTCGGCGAATGGCGGATTGCAGGTCACGTGCTGCATCCGTTGACGCTGGTCTATGGCATTTCCGGATCGCTGATGATCAGCCGCATCCGTATTCCCAAGCCCTGA
- a CDS encoding TIGR00366 family protein, with translation MIQGIARFFTQVVHRFLPDPLIFALLLTAITFALALGLTPQSPGDLVFIWGSGFWNLLAFTMQMAMILVTGHALATSGPVKRALSALGGVAKTPAQGTMLVAFVSGVACAINWGFGLVLGAMFAREVARRVRGVDYRLLVAAAYMGFLTWHGGLSGSVPLVAATKGNPMEKVIGLIPVSQTLFTGYNLFITAALIVALPLLVRAMMPRAEDVVSVDPALLVDEPVMERKITAQSTPAERIEESRILSVLVALLIAAYLVIRFMKKGFSLDIDTVNIVFLAAGILLHKTPMAYARAIGNAARGTAGIMIQFPFYAGIQATMDHSGLAGVITNWFIEIANVHTFPLLTFLSSAVINFAVPSGGGHWVVQGPFVMPAAKAIGADLGKSAMAIAYGEAWTNMAQPFWALPALAIAGLGVRDIMGYCVTALLFSGAIFVAGLYLF, from the coding sequence GTGATTCAAGGTATTGCCCGCTTCTTTACGCAGGTGGTTCATCGCTTTCTGCCTGATCCTCTTATTTTCGCGCTGCTTCTAACGGCGATTACCTTTGCGCTGGCATTGGGTCTGACGCCCCAATCACCCGGCGATCTCGTCTTCATATGGGGCAGCGGTTTCTGGAATCTGCTCGCATTCACGATGCAGATGGCGATGATCCTTGTCACAGGGCATGCGTTGGCGACGTCGGGCCCGGTCAAGCGGGCGTTGTCGGCGCTCGGCGGCGTGGCGAAGACGCCTGCGCAAGGCACCATGCTGGTCGCATTCGTGAGCGGCGTGGCCTGCGCGATCAACTGGGGCTTCGGTCTCGTGCTCGGCGCCATGTTCGCGCGAGAAGTGGCGCGGCGTGTGCGCGGCGTCGACTACCGGCTGCTGGTCGCGGCCGCGTATATGGGCTTCCTCACGTGGCACGGCGGCCTGTCGGGCTCGGTGCCGCTGGTCGCGGCCACCAAAGGCAATCCGATGGAGAAAGTGATTGGCCTGATTCCCGTATCGCAGACGCTCTTCACGGGATACAACCTCTTCATCACCGCCGCGCTGATCGTCGCCTTGCCGCTGCTGGTGCGCGCGATGATGCCGCGAGCCGAAGATGTCGTCTCGGTCGACCCCGCGCTGCTCGTCGACGAGCCCGTGATGGAGCGCAAGATCACCGCGCAATCCACGCCGGCCGAACGTATTGAAGAGAGCCGCATTCTGTCTGTTCTGGTCGCGCTGCTGATCGCCGCGTATCTGGTGATCCGCTTCATGAAGAAGGGCTTCAGCCTCGACATCGATACCGTGAATATCGTCTTCCTCGCAGCGGGCATTCTGCTGCACAAGACGCCGATGGCTTACGCGCGTGCAATTGGCAATGCGGCACGCGGCACAGCGGGAATCATGATTCAGTTTCCGTTCTATGCGGGCATTCAGGCCACGATGGACCACTCGGGTCTGGCGGGCGTGATCACGAACTGGTTCATCGAAATTGCGAACGTGCACACGTTCCCGCTGCTGACTTTCCTGAGTTCGGCCGTGATCAATTTCGCGGTGCCGAGCGGCGGCGGGCACTGGGTCGTGCAGGGCCCGTTCGTGATGCCGGCGGCGAAGGCAATCGGCGCCGACCTCGGCAAGTCCGCAATGGCGATTGCCTACGGCGAAGCGTGGACCAATATGGCGCAGCCGTTCTGGGCGCTGCCTGCTTTGGCGATTGCAGGGCTCGGCGTGCGCGACATCATGGGCTATTGCGTGACGGCGCTGCTGTTCTCGGGCGCGATTTTCGTCGCGGGACTGTATCTTTTCTGA
- a CDS encoding efflux RND transporter permease subunit produces the protein MWIVNLALKRPYTFIVMAILIVLATPFVLFTTPVDVLPEINIPVVSIIWNYTGLSAEDMANRITSVNERSLTTTVNDIEHIESQSLAGISIIKLFLQPNANIQTAIAQTVAVEQAQLKQMPPGATPPLVISYSASSIPVIQLGLSSPRLSEQDLNDTALNFLRPQLVTIPGAAVPYPYGGKSRLISVDLDTRALLAKGLTPLDVVNAVNAQNLILPTGTAKIGPKEYTVNMNGSPTTVAGLNDIPVRTVNGATTYLREVAHVRDGFSPQTNIVRENGRRGVLISILKTGSASTLSIVNTLRGILPGAEAALPPDLKVTPLFDQSVFVKAAIQGVVREALIAAALTAAMILLFLGNWRSTCIIAISIPLSILTSLIALHALGQTINIMTLGGLALAVGILVDDATVTIENIERHLHMGTNLHDAILDGAGEIAIPALVSTLCICIVFVPMFFLTGVARYLFVPLAEAVVFAMLASYVLSRTLVPTLAMLLMGHAHKRDANARPNLFMRMYHRFDRGFETMRAAYIMVLSSLLVRRRMFGTLFLGFCVVSLGLVFVLGEDFFPRVDAGQIRLHMRAPTGTRIEETARLADQVEKVVREVIPPDELGTVLDNLGLPYSGINLSYSNAGTIGTLDGDILLALNEDHKPSLGYVDRLRAILPQRFPGTEFFFQPADIVTQILNFGLPAAVDVQIVGANQEGNLDIARKLLKQIRAVPGAVDAHIQQKLDEPVINLQMDRTRLQQLNLNANNVAQNVLISLSGSTQTSPGFWFNPRNGVEYNLAVQTPQYQISSVDQLLRTPVSASLTGPTQLLGNLVQVSPQTQFAMVTHYNIRPVIDVFVSVEGSDLGSVDRKIEKLVDQARATLPRGSQIAIRGQVQTMRTSYFGLGIGVAMAIVLVYLLIVVNFQSWIDPLIIVSALPAALAGIVWMLFLTGTHLSVPALTGAIMTMGVATANSILMVSFARQRLTAGAPPLTAALEAGASRIRPVLMTAFAMIIGMIPMALGVGEGAEQNAPLGRAVIGGLLFATVSTLFFVPLLFAGIHSRLAHRKAIREHGEQQHGDAHGRHGRDDEHGRSPNTDD, from the coding sequence ATGTGGATCGTCAATCTCGCATTGAAGCGGCCGTACACGTTCATCGTGATGGCCATACTGATCGTGCTGGCGACGCCATTCGTGCTGTTCACGACGCCCGTCGACGTGCTGCCGGAAATCAACATTCCCGTCGTCAGCATCATCTGGAACTACACGGGCCTGTCCGCCGAGGACATGGCGAACCGCATCACGTCCGTCAACGAGCGCAGCCTGACGACGACCGTCAACGACATCGAGCACATCGAATCGCAATCGCTTGCGGGCATTTCGATCATCAAGCTCTTTCTGCAGCCGAACGCGAACATCCAGACCGCCATCGCGCAGACCGTCGCCGTCGAGCAGGCGCAACTGAAACAGATGCCGCCCGGCGCGACGCCGCCGCTCGTCATCAGCTACTCGGCGTCGAGCATCCCCGTGATTCAGTTGGGGCTATCGAGCCCGCGTCTATCCGAGCAGGACCTGAACGACACGGCGCTCAATTTCCTGCGTCCGCAACTCGTGACGATTCCGGGCGCAGCCGTGCCCTATCCCTATGGCGGCAAGAGCCGCCTGATTTCCGTCGATCTCGACACCCGCGCGCTGCTCGCCAAGGGACTGACGCCGCTCGACGTCGTCAACGCCGTCAACGCGCAAAACCTGATTCTGCCCACGGGCACCGCGAAGATCGGACCGAAGGAATACACGGTCAACATGAACGGCTCGCCCACTACCGTCGCGGGTCTGAACGACATTCCCGTGCGCACGGTCAACGGCGCGACGACCTATCTGCGCGAAGTGGCGCACGTGCGCGACGGCTTTTCTCCGCAGACGAACATCGTGCGCGAGAACGGCCGGCGTGGCGTGCTGATTTCGATTCTGAAGACGGGCAGCGCGTCGACGCTGTCGATCGTCAACACGCTGCGCGGGATACTGCCCGGCGCAGAAGCCGCGCTGCCGCCCGATCTCAAGGTCACGCCGCTATTCGATCAATCGGTGTTCGTGAAAGCCGCCATTCAAGGCGTGGTTCGCGAAGCCCTGATCGCCGCCGCGCTGACGGCCGCGATGATCCTGCTGTTTCTCGGCAACTGGCGCAGCACCTGCATCATCGCCATTTCGATCCCGCTGTCCATTCTGACGTCGCTGATCGCGCTGCATGCGCTCGGGCAGACCATCAACATCATGACGCTAGGCGGCCTCGCCCTCGCGGTGGGGATACTGGTCGACGATGCGACGGTCACGATCGAGAACATCGAGCGGCATCTGCACATGGGCACGAATCTGCACGACGCGATTCTCGACGGCGCGGGCGAAATTGCGATTCCCGCGCTCGTGTCGACACTGTGCATCTGTATCGTGTTCGTGCCGATGTTCTTTCTAACGGGTGTCGCGCGCTATCTGTTCGTGCCGCTCGCGGAAGCCGTGGTGTTCGCGATGCTCGCGTCGTACGTGCTGTCGAGAACCCTCGTGCCGACGCTCGCGATGCTGCTGATGGGTCACGCGCACAAGCGCGATGCGAATGCACGGCCCAATCTGTTCATGCGGATGTATCACCGTTTCGACCGCGGCTTCGAGACGATGCGCGCAGCCTACATCATGGTGCTCAGCAGCCTGCTGGTGCGGCGTCGGATGTTCGGCACGTTGTTTCTCGGCTTCTGTGTGGTGTCCCTGGGCCTGGTATTCGTGTTGGGCGAAGACTTTTTTCCACGCGTCGACGCCGGCCAGATACGGCTGCACATGCGCGCACCGACGGGCACGCGGATCGAAGAAACGGCGCGGCTCGCCGATCAGGTTGAGAAAGTGGTGCGCGAGGTGATTCCGCCCGACGAACTCGGCACGGTGCTCGACAACCTCGGTTTGCCCTATAGCGGCATCAATCTCTCATACAGCAATGCGGGGACGATCGGCACGCTCGACGGCGACATCCTGCTTGCGCTCAACGAAGACCACAAGCCAAGCCTCGGCTATGTCGACCGGTTGCGCGCGATATTGCCGCAGCGTTTTCCGGGCACCGAGTTCTTTTTTCAACCGGCCGATATCGTCACGCAGATTCTCAACTTCGGCTTGCCTGCCGCTGTCGACGTGCAGATCGTCGGCGCGAATCAGGAAGGCAATCTGGACATTGCGCGCAAGCTGCTCAAGCAGATCCGCGCCGTTCCAGGCGCCGTCGATGCGCACATCCAGCAGAAGCTCGACGAGCCCGTCATCAATCTGCAAATGGACCGCACGCGTTTGCAGCAGTTGAATCTCAACGCGAACAATGTCGCGCAGAACGTGTTGATCTCGCTGTCGGGCAGTACGCAGACGTCGCCGGGATTCTGGTTCAACCCGCGCAACGGCGTCGAATACAACCTCGCCGTGCAGACGCCGCAATATCAGATCTCGTCAGTGGATCAACTGTTGCGCACGCCAGTATCGGCATCGTTGACCGGGCCGACGCAACTGCTCGGCAACCTCGTGCAGGTCTCGCCGCAGACCCAGTTCGCGATGGTCACGCATTACAACATCCGCCCCGTGATCGACGTGTTCGTGAGCGTCGAGGGGAGCGATCTCGGCAGCGTCGACAGGAAGATCGAAAAGCTCGTCGATCAGGCGCGCGCGACATTGCCGCGCGGCAGCCAGATCGCGATACGCGGCCAGGTCCAGACCATGCGTACCTCTTACTTCGGGCTGGGCATCGGCGTGGCGATGGCGATCGTGCTGGTCTATCTGCTGATCGTCGTGAACTTCCAGTCGTGGATCGATCCGCTGATCATCGTCAGCGCCTTGCCGGCGGCGCTGGCGGGGATCGTGTGGATGCTGTTCCTGACGGGCACGCATCTGAGCGTGCCCGCGCTCACGGGCGCGATCATGACGATGGGCGTCGCGACCGCGAACAGCATTCTGATGGTCTCGTTCGCACGCCAACGCCTGACGGCGGGCGCGCCGCCGCTCACTGCCGCGCTCGAAGCGGGCGCGAGCCGGATCAGGCCGGTGTTGATGACCGCGTTCGCGATGATCATCGGCATGATCCCGATGGCGCTCGGAGTCGGCGAAGGCGCCGAGCAGAATGCGCCGCTCGGACGCGCGGTGATCGGCGGGCTGCTGTTCGCGACGGTATCGACGCTTTTCTTCGTGCCCTTGCTGTTCGCGGGCATTCATAGCCGGCTTGCCCATCGCAAGGCAATACGCGAGCACGGCGAGCAACAGCATGGTGACGCGCATGGACGACATGGTCGAGACGACGAGCACGGACGCAGCCCGAACACGGACGATTGA
- a CDS encoding histone deacetylase family protein, whose translation MQTIYSSDHRLHQGVELKDGAVSDSFEKPIRAETVLKQVRAAGLGDVLAPNIYERSCYIGAHSERYVEFLASAWDEWAATGRTCQALPLVWPVRGLPSTAMPQFIDGKLGFFSMDAGSPINAGTWSAVSSSANSALTGIDALARGDKAVFALCRPPGHHAGREYMGGYCYLNNAAIAAQRCIAQGAKRVAVLDIDFHHGNGTQDIFYDRKDVLFVSIHGDPAVSFPYFSGFADERGRGEGLGFNLNLPLPKGTAMEQYAPALQQAGLAIADHAPDALVVSLGVDTFEGDPISHFRLRTPDYLRVGGMLASFGLPTLFVMEGGYMVDEIGINAVNVLLGFEGRA comes from the coding sequence ATGCAAACTATTTACAGTAGCGATCACCGCTTGCATCAAGGCGTCGAACTCAAGGACGGCGCCGTCTCCGATTCTTTCGAAAAGCCCATTCGCGCGGAGACCGTGCTGAAGCAGGTCAGGGCGGCGGGCCTGGGCGATGTTCTGGCGCCGAACATCTATGAGCGGTCGTGCTATATCGGCGCCCATAGCGAACGCTACGTCGAATTTCTCGCATCGGCATGGGACGAGTGGGCCGCAACGGGCCGCACCTGCCAGGCGCTGCCGCTCGTATGGCCGGTTCGTGGCTTGCCCTCTACGGCGATGCCGCAATTCATCGACGGCAAGCTCGGCTTCTTTTCGATGGATGCAGGTTCGCCCATCAACGCAGGAACGTGGAGCGCGGTGTCGTCGAGCGCGAACTCGGCGCTGACGGGAATCGATGCGCTCGCACGCGGAGACAAGGCGGTCTTTGCGTTGTGCCGCCCGCCGGGTCATCACGCGGGCCGTGAATACATGGGCGGCTATTGCTATCTGAACAATGCCGCGATTGCCGCGCAACGGTGCATCGCGCAAGGCGCGAAGCGCGTCGCCGTGCTCGATATCGATTTCCATCACGGCAATGGCACCCAGGATATCTTCTACGACCGCAAGGACGTATTGTTCGTGTCGATACACGGCGATCCCGCCGTATCGTTTCCCTACTTCTCGGGTTTTGCCGACGAGCGCGGCAGGGGCGAAGGCCTGGGCTTCAATCTCAATCTGCCGCTGCCGAAGGGAACGGCAATGGAACAGTACGCACCCGCGTTACAGCAGGCGGGTTTGGCAATCGCGGATCATGCGCCCGACGCGCTGGTCGTTTCGCTCGGTGTCGATACATTCGAGGGCGATCCCATCAGCCATTTCCGTTTGCGCACGCCGGACTATCTGCGCGTCGGTGGAATGCTCGCGAGTTTTGGTTTGCCGACGCTCTTCGTGATGGAAGGCGGCTACATGGTCGACGAGATCGGCATCAATGCCGTCAATGTACTGTTGGGCTTCGAAGGCCGCGCATAA
- a CDS encoding efflux RND transporter periplasmic adaptor subunit, translating to MTEKTHSSLAIPARDAQDGHALPPRHREWRRAKIAVVIVLILLAIGALRTVVANMMQSRSVAQTTQQNAKQYVDVVTPKQTDGSAGVTVLPGTLRGYVESPIFARATGYLLHWYADIGARVQEGQLLAELDTPEIDQELAQAVAQRDQIQSSLGLAKSSYERWQQLRQRDAVSQQELDERQSTYSQDVANLAAAEANVKRLRQLESFKRIVAPFAGVVTQRNVDVGDLIDAGSGTSRALFALAQSDPLRVFVQLPQAYAQNIKVGEDVVVTQAELPGQQFNGRITHISGAIDVPTRSLQVEVTLRNPDGKLRPGAYVQVSLPSGARAQLTVPGNALLFRAEGPRVAVVDNDGIVHLHKVTIAQDLGQTLEIENGIEPNDRVIINPSDSIEDGDHVEVTRPQSQVQAKSKAAS from the coding sequence ATGACTGAAAAGACGCATTCTTCGCTAGCGATTCCCGCGCGGGACGCTCAGGACGGGCACGCGCTGCCGCCGCGCCATCGCGAATGGCGCCGCGCAAAGATCGCGGTCGTGATCGTGCTGATCCTGCTGGCGATCGGCGCGTTGCGCACCGTCGTGGCGAACATGATGCAGAGCCGCTCGGTCGCGCAAACCACGCAGCAGAACGCGAAGCAATACGTCGATGTGGTGACGCCGAAGCAGACGGACGGCAGCGCGGGCGTCACGGTTCTGCCGGGCACGTTGCGCGGCTACGTCGAATCGCCCATCTTCGCGCGCGCGACGGGTTATCTGCTGCACTGGTATGCCGATATCGGCGCACGCGTGCAGGAAGGCCAGTTGCTCGCCGAACTCGATACGCCTGAGATCGATCAGGAGCTTGCACAAGCCGTTGCGCAGCGCGACCAGATCCAGTCGAGCCTCGGCCTCGCGAAAAGCTCTTACGAGCGCTGGCAGCAACTGCGTCAGCGCGACGCCGTCTCGCAACAGGAACTCGACGAGCGGCAAAGCACCTACTCGCAGGATGTCGCCAATCTTGCCGCTGCCGAGGCCAACGTGAAGCGGCTGCGCCAGCTCGAAAGCTTCAAGCGGATCGTCGCGCCGTTCGCGGGCGTGGTCACGCAACGCAATGTCGATGTCGGCGATCTGATCGACGCGGGCAGCGGCACGAGCCGCGCGCTGTTCGCGCTCGCGCAGTCGGACCCGTTGCGCGTCTTTGTGCAATTGCCGCAGGCCTACGCGCAGAACATCAAGGTCGGCGAGGACGTGGTGGTCACGCAGGCCGAACTGCCGGGCCAGCAGTTCAATGGACGCATTACGCACATTTCCGGCGCCATCGACGTGCCGACGCGTTCATTGCAGGTCGAAGTGACGCTGCGTAATCCCGACGGCAAGCTGAGGCCGGGCGCGTATGTGCAGGTCTCGCTGCCTTCGGGCGCACGCGCGCAGCTGACGGTGCCCGGCAATGCGTTGCTGTTCCGCGCGGAAGGGCCGCGCGTCGCGGTTGTGGATAACGACGGCATCGTGCATCTGCACAAGGTGACGATTGCGCAGGATCTCGGGCAGACGCTCGAAATCGAAAACGGCATCGAACCGAATGACCGCGTGATCATCAATCCGAGCGATTCGATCGAGGACGGCGACCATGTCGAAGTGACGCGACCGCAATCGCAAGTCCAGGCCAAGAGCAAGGCGGCGTCGTGA